Below is a window of Dromaius novaehollandiae isolate bDroNov1 chromosome 23, bDroNov1.hap1, whole genome shotgun sequence DNA.
TCTGAATACTGATCTTGTGGtcgaaaaaggaggaaaagtacAATGCAAACTGGTCACAGCCTCTTTGCTGGTACCGTCTTGCTCTGAGAAGGACCAGTCTGAAGACATTGCAAGTTAGACTTGGTCTTGCTGCTTTGGGGAGGCTGGAGGGGGAATAAAACCTACCAGTCAGAGAATGGATGAGCGTGTTAGACACCCGTGGAGGTTTGCAACAGAAGTATTAAGATTGCGGCTGAAATAATGCcaggaaatgtgtgtgtatgtgtataagcACCCCAAGAAAAAAGTAACAACATCGATCAGTATTGAAGGATTtaaggggggggaaaggaggggggaggaagcaaGAATGGTGTGTGACCTGCCAACTGCCTAGAACTCGAAGACTTAAACAAGATAGTGAGTTAAAAATAACCATTGTTGGTTCCTAAAGGTACAAAAATTCAGTCCAAAGGTTAAGTTGTGGCCACTAAGAGGAGCCCAGGAGACGTGAAGATTTGCCGGTGGTGTCCTCTGTGTCATACACAAGTAAACCTCGTGATGAGCTTCTTGGGTGGAAGTGCAAGTCAGCAGAGTCAGGAAgtgatacaaaataaaaatcatcttCCCCTGTTGTACAGTCTTGCCGTGAGTTTTGTTACATTAATCGCAACACCGAATGCAAATGCAGCAACCTTCAAGTCCCAAGGGATTCCAGCACTGTCTAGTGGTCACTTGGGCATTTCTGCTAGTTATTTTGCTCCTGTGGGAAGCTCCATTAAAACATGCTCCTTTAAAATTGAAGGATGTTTGGGCTTGATTTGATGCATTGATTCTTTCTGTGTACAGAGGCCTGTCAATTTCAGATTACCTAGCCATGACTATATATATTGTCTCTTTCAGGAATCGCTTAGTGGAAAAGGCTGAGAGCTCATGGAGCCAAGTCATGAATCCCTTGCTCCAGCGAAGGGAATCGGTTTGCTTGCCAAAAGGCCTAAATCGTGCGTGGGGAAGCTCTGCGGCTAAACACGTGAGTGTCCTCCGTGAATAACTGAGCTTTGCTTGACGTTTTCATGAGTGGCATCTTGGCAGTCCTAGGCTACAGAGAACTGTGAAGCGAGTTGTGCCTCTGCTGTCAGCAGCTCTTAATGCTTTTCTGACCAGCTGCTGGAAATGGCTGATCCTTAATGGGACTTTGCAGCCCATTGGGGCTTTCCAAGTGGGAATGATAAAGGCTCGTAGTTTGGCAGCCTGATGTCTCTAGGTCAGTTCCTGTGAGATCAGTCAGGCCACACCAGCCCTCTTAACTCAGCCTGGTCAGTGATGACTCCTCTTTCTTTGGAGACTGCTGGATGAATCCTGCGGATATGGGGCTgaggccaggcagcagcaggaactagctaaaatcactgaaaatcaaTGGGAGTGGGAATGCTGGGGAATGCCTTAATGCAGGTGAAATCTGGAGCTGTGCTGAGTCAAACTGCTCTTCattcaaacttttattttcttcaccTCTTTAGGTCTAGATGGAACATAGAGCTGAGATGAGCCGGTCTCTGAAGGTTTCGGTGCCTCTCTGTGCAAGTCTTCCCTTTCCAGTCCTCTCCTGAAGAAGTGGTGGTTCTGCACAAACAGATCCTGGCTCCTTTGTGAGCCATGAGCTCCCCCAGGTGGGGACAGCGGCTTAGGTTCAGGAGTCGTTCAGTGTTACGGGTGGCAGGAGCTTGTTTCACTGCAGATGTTGAAGTTCCTGAATATTCAGCACGGAAGAAGTGTTCCTGCCATGGGGTTCTGTCAGGGGAAGAGTTTGGGGGAGGGTCTGGACTTAAAACATGGGCAGGATGAATAAACACATCTGAAACTCTTGCTGTGTCTCCTGTGTTTGGGGTCTGCTGGTCTGTGACAGCCACCGGGCCGCTCTCCTGCAGGGAGTGGGCTTGGGAATTCTGGCTTGGAGCTGGCTGCGAGGGCTGTGGCGTGACAAATGGGGATGGTCACAAAACTGCTCCTGCCCGGGCAAGGTGTCACCTGCCTGGATGGCAGTCAGGGCTGTGCAGGCTCCCCGGGAAGTGGCAGCCAACCCCTATCGTTACCTAACAAGGGCAGAGCTAGGTATTCTGCTGGAATTGCCCAGCCCTTAGGCTAATCCCTAATAGGGTCTTTCAGCAGATTGCTCATGGCTCAAGGCTGTCCCTAAAGGATGGACAACCTTGTCACGTAAATGAGGTGCGGAGCTAAGGTGTCTGGGCTGGGAGGGATGCggaagggagagcagagcaaCCTCTTTAAAGGCAGGGTCTAATGAAGTTGCTGACATCCTCTGCTATAGCCCCGGTGAGTCAAGTTGGTGTTTTTCTCATTGTGGAAAATGAATTGAGGGTGAGAACAGACACCGAGGCTGTTACGGCAGATGTGGAGTTGCCCGTTGTGCTAGGCTGGAAAGCAAAATGCTTGGGAATAAATCTCGGGGGGCTTCTTGGTGCTGCTGTGTTAGCGGGAGTGGGAAGGAGGAAAGTCAGGAGGTGGGAGGAGGCTGGTCACAGCTGCGCAAGTCAGAGAAGGGATCCAAAACATGCGTCCAGCTCTGGGGAGGAGCTGAGGGCGGCCGAGGAGCGGGGGCAAAGCACAGGATTTCCGAGCACCCTttgccccgggcccccccccatccctccagcTGTCACCGGGAGGAGCAATGGTGCTGGAGTCGGTCCCTAGTCCCCCCCTCCAGGGCTAGTGCCAGGCGTGGGGACACGCTTGGGTTGTCCTTCCTCGCCGTTTCACTTCCTTGTCCCCATCTTCTCCCCCCCGGTGCATAAAACCCGTCTCAGCGAGTCTGCAAGGCCAGAGCCGCCGGGACGTCCGTGGGGACGCCACCGCGGGGTGGGGACAAGGGTGGAGACCTGGCCGGCCCGGCATCCAGCCTCGCGGGCCCGGCCACCGGCATGGGGACGGCACCCGAGCCCGCCGGGCACTACCAGTACCGCGTGCTGGTGCTGGGCGACGCGGCGGTGGGCAAGTCGTCGCTGCTGCGCTGCTACGCCgagggcccgggggcggcgggggcccccgcGCCTTGCCCCACCGTCGGCGTGGAGTTTTACAGCCGCACGGTGCGGCTGCCGCCGGCCGGCCGGGCCAAGCTGCAGCTGTGGGACACGGCGGGCCAGGAGCGCTTCAGGTGAGCGGCGGGTGGGCACtggccgggggctgggggggggacgcggcgccAGCACCGCTTCGCTTGGGGCTTCCTCCGCAGCCGCTGCAGCGTTACGCCGGGTGCAAAGTCCCCGCTGCGCTTTGCAAAGGGGCGACGGTGCAACGGGGCCTTGCAGCCTTCTGCTGAGCTCGTAGCAAAGCTgcggttgggtttttttttggggggggtgcgAATGGGCTGGGGATTTTCCTCCCTGATTGCATCAGGCTGGAGACAGCAAGCCTGGGGGCACGGAACAGGCTCCAACGGGCTGCGAAGGGCGGGAGGAGCTGGGGgctgtggctgggcagggggtcctgctctgccccctcccctccaGGGCGCCCAGGACGGGTGGCACCCACAGTgcccaccccagggtgctgcccagccccattgcaccccaaactgaggggcagggggagcagagggacccTAGAAAACCCCCACAGGGCTCCCCGGAGCCGGGACCCCCGAGGTTTCAGCCCTGAAGCCATGGGGAGAGTCGCTCCATGCTGCCGAGCAGGAAAGTTGAAGGCAAAACCGGGCGGCAGGTTCCCCTTTCCAGGCATCACCTGGGTCCTTAGCCCACGCTTGCACTTTCTGCACcgagccctgccccacggcgtgccGGGTCCCACTGTgccggccgtggggctggcgggaGCGCGGGGCCAGCGtgctgcccccaaacccccccccccgtgcccagGTCCATCACCAGGTCCTTCTACCGGAGCGCCGCCGGGGCGCTGCTGGTCTTCGACGTCACCAACCGGGCGTCCTTCGAGCACGTCACCGAGTGGTAccaggaggcggcgggcggcggggccacCGGCGAGGCGGCCTTCGTCCTGGTGGGCCACAAGTGCGACCTGGCGGGCGAGCGGGCCGTGTCGGCCGAGGAGGCCGGGCGCCTCGCCGCCTCGCTGGGCATGGCCTTCGTGGAGACCTCCGCCGCCAGCAACCTCAACGTGGAGCTGGCCTTCGAGACGGTGGCGGGCCGCATCCACGAGGCCCTGCGGCGCGGGGCGCTGGCTCCGCACGAGGCCCGCGACGGCGTCAAGCTCCTGCCCAGCAAGCGCCGCGGCCAGGCGCCGGcacgcggggagccccgggagcgCTGCCAGTGCTGACGGCGCCGGCACGGCCGGGCTGGGACCCGCCGGCAGCTGGGACGCCGATGGCGGTGACAACGCTGAGGTGCCACGCtggtgccgacgggcaaagacgGGGATTTATTTCACCCTCCCTGGCTTttctctgctccccagcccccttcGCACCTCCTCAGCCAGCGCAGCTccctcggggggggggcaccttAATTTGGGGGCTATGGAAAAAATATGCCACCATGGTTGTATTTTGAATAAACCAGATGCTTTTCTGCACCGAATAAAGGCTCTGCCCAGCGAGGGGCCGGGGGCAACGAGCCAGCATCACCCGGCCCCATGGGCCCGGGGCTGCGCCCATGGGGGGTCCCAGGGACCAGCTCAGCTTTGCagcaccggggtggggggggtcccacgGCCAACAAGAGgtggaaacccccccccccccaggtgcttGTTGCACCTCTGCCGGTACCCGGTTCCCCAGGGCGGCACCGCCTTTGCCGGGGCACCGCGGAGGCGGCAGACGCTGCCTGCCCGGGCGCGTGGTGGCAGGTCCCGGCGCGCCGCCCTCCGCGGGCCTCGGCCTTCCATGGAGGCCCGCTGGCACTACCGCTTCCGCGTGATCCTGCTGGGAGACTCCGCGGTGGGCAAGTCGGCGCTGCTGCGGCGCTACGCCGAGGGCGTCTTCCTGGAGGCCGGCAGCCAGACGGTGGGGGTGGACTTCTACGCGCGGCACGTGGAGCTGCGGCCGGGGCTCCGCGTCAAGCTGCAGTTCTGGGACACGGCCGGGCAGGAGCGGTTCAGGTGGGTCCGGCtcgccggcgcggcggggagacCCCAGCACCCGGGGGGGGCCGAAGCaaagggccccccccccccccccagcaaaagGGAGCCCTGGGGCTTTCCTGCTTAATCCTGCCTCCGTCTCCAAAGCGGCCGAGGGGCCCTGAGCCCCTCCGGAGCTGCACGGTGGGGAAAGCCGAATAGCAACGCGCTGATTTTACGGGGCCAAGACTTCACGCAGCGCCCTGGAGCCCCAGAGCTGGGTTTGCAGCCCAGCACGGCTGGGAGGCCCCGCGGGGACGGGAGACGCTTCCCGACACGGCACAggggagccctggggctgctcaccccctttttcccccccttttcttcgTGCCCAAGGTCGGTGACTCGCTCCTACTACCGCAACTCGGCGGGGGGGATGCTGCTCTTCGACCTCACCAACCGCGCGTCCTTCGAGAGCGTCCGGCGGTGGCACCGGGAGGTGACGGACACCGTGCGGCCTCTCCGCATGGTCTTCGTGCTGGTAGGGCACAAGAGCGACCTGGCAGCGGAGCGGCGGGTGGGCCGCGGGGAGGCGGAgaggctggcggcggcgctgggggctcAGTACGTCGAGACGTCGGCCAAGGACGCCAGCAACGTGGCACAGGCGTTCCAGATGCTGACACTGGCCATCTACCAGGCGCTGCAGACGGGGCTGCTGGGTCCCTCCGAGGCCTGGGACGGGGTGAAGAGCAGCCTCCCGCTCCCGCCGGCGCTGACGTTGCAGGTGccggaggaggaagagaagcacaagAGATGCTCGTGCTAGAgatggggtggaggggaggaTGTGCGCAGCCTGCCCGGTCCATCCGCTGCCCCCggagccctgctgcctcctgcctcgCTGCAGAGCCGGTGGGGAGCTCAGACACACTCGGCTCTGCTGAGATGAGACACGGAGCAGAAATCAAGCATTTGCAGCACAGGAAAGAGCAGCGAGTGACCGCAACGGCACATTAAACACCCTGTACTCACCTTCCCGGCTGCCGCGTTTTCCTGGGGAGGGGTTAGGGGCTAACACCCAGGGTGCTGCTGGGAACCCCCCGCGCTGGGAGCGCTAGCACAAGGGGGTCAGGGCCGCAGAGGTGGATTTCCCTCCCAATCCCCTCTTCTCCTGGTGAACCCCTTTCTACAAGGCTATCTCCATCCCCTGACCACAAACCTGGGGCCCTCGGTGCAGTCTGTGATCTCCCCATTCCGGCTCTGATCTGAAACCCCTCTCACTGCCTCACCCAGCGCGTgccggctgccctgggctgccCTGCGCTCAGGAGGCCACGGCTGTACATTTTGGAGAGCTGCCACTCCTGGGTGTACTGAGACGGAGCAGCCCGGCTGCGTGGGGAGCTGTGGCCCCCCAGCACCAGCTGAGCCCCGCAGCGACGCAGTAACTGTGCTCCTCTCCGTGCCTGGCCTTACCCGAGGGGCTGCACTTGTTTATCACACGCTCCTGGCTCCTTAGCTGGCTGTCACATGAAAGGAGGACAGAGGCCTTACTGATTTCCGAATTACTTCAAGTTCCTCCCCTGGGTACCGGCAGCCCTTGGGGCTGGAGAGCCCCAGCAGCAACCCCGCAGGCAGGACAAGGCACACTCGGGCTTGCAGGGGCACATTCGCCTCCCCTGTCTGCAGAGCCGTCTGCTCCCTCTTCCCCACGTCaaacagctcctgcagcaccagctcCTCTGATGTTCACCGGTCTGAGCAGAACAAGCAGGAACAACCAGTGGGACAGAGCCTTTCTCTATGCCCCAGACAAGCAGAGAACCAGGATCGGCCTTGACTTCTTTTCCTCGGTCACAGTGTCCCATTCCTTGAACGTGCAACCAGGCTATCCTGATTGCTGGTCATTCCGCTTGCAGTTTCTCTGCCTGCCCTTTGAACAGCCCAAGACTGTGCCATGGTTTTAgattaataatttctttattCATGTAAAACAAACGCAAGTATTTATATAAACACTGACATTACAAAGTACTGGAACAGGTAGGGGCgggaaggaggaaacaaaaaCCTCTACAGATGCTTCTAATACTGTCCCACACAAGATCAAATGCTCTGTCCCTTGGATAATCACTTATACGATAAACCACTTTCAAGTCACAAATAAAAGTCTTTGTTTTGAGATATGTTGCGCTCTTAGGGGGCATGAGGAAGGGGGCGTAGAATGTTTTTGGCAGATCTCCTCATAAAGTCAGATATTGCTGCACCGttaataaaaaatatatgcttctctgtaagcattaaaaaaaatatcccaTGGATGGCATCGTGGAGGCTTCAGCGGAGAGGCAGATATCCCAAAATGCACTGGTGTCATCTCCCAACTCTTCCCAGGGGCTATTTCTTGGTGGTTTTGCGGATCAATGCCATTCTCTGtaacaagaaagcaaaacatgGGAAGCCAAGAGTCTCGGACAAGGTTACCGCAAAACAAGCTTGTAAGCTACCCACGTAGGAACAATGCTGAGGAGACAGTATCTGAGGTTCTCTTAGGACATTGCCTGACTTCTTTCAACACAGGTCTTTCAAGTTCATTTAAATCTTAACACGGTCACATCCAGAGCCAGATGAAAAGAAAGCATGTCTACTCTTCTCCTTCACACCTCGAGTTGGCAAAGTGACCGAGTAAAACTTTAACTACTGGTAAGGGGCACTAAGATTAACCAGTGCGTTGAATACAAATCCACTTCGGGGCCTTCTCTCTCCATGACCAGCAGTTATTGCAGTAGCTTCGGGAGGAGAGATGCAACCTGAAAAACTGCAGCAGGGCACCCACTTCCCTGGCTCCAACCTTACATTTAAAAACCAGTAGCCCAATTCATTTAAAGCAAAACTAAGGGAAAGAACAGAGCTGCTCAGCTTCAGTCCACAGCTGAAATTCCAGGACAGCTGTGTGCTCCCTGCTCCACCTTCCCAGGCCTTTAAGCTTTTTGCAGCTGTTTCCTCTTACGGTGGCAGACAGCCAAGACTCGCGACCCCTGCACATGAACACAGCAGGTGCCGTACACCATCCACCACACGCAACGTTGGGCTGCAGATATCAGGTGGCCCCAAGAATTTGAGCCAAAGACTGTCAAAGAGAGCTCGTGATCACGGTCTAACACCACATCCACACTTCCGTGATTTTGTACGGGGCAGCCTGGGGCTGCAAACGCAGCGTGGGGGTTTCCAGCTCCTCGCACATGTCCTGCATCCCAGACAGAACTGGCCACAAGACTTCACTCGACCAGTCACACAGGGCTGCTCAGTTGTGTTTCTGCTTCCTACGGCCTTTCTTCAAAGTTCTGGGAAGAAACCCCCAAGCCTTTCTGTGACTTCTTAACCGACTACAGGGGAAGCAACAGTCCTGCGACAACAGGCCAATAACTGCTCTCACAGCACTGTGCTCACACATGGCTTTTGCAGACCTACAGTCTACAGCTTCAGTAGATCCTGCAGCCACAGGGCTCTCCTGGGCCCTGACTGCAGCGCCCGTGAGGCTACAGAGATGCAGGGATACACAAGCATTTAACCCTGTATGCTTGGATATGGATTTTCTATTAAACCAGAGGAGCTGAGCAGTGTTTTCACTCTCTTCTGCACAAAGATGGGGCACAACATCTACAAGAGGTCAGTTGACGAGATGTTGTCTGCAGCTCGGTTGCTTCAGACCCGAGCTGCCCACAGATGGTGCGAGCGCTCCTGGTTCGCTCAGGGCACAGCcagccagcaaagcagccagaGCAAACTTAACCCTCTCTGCGTAAACAGGTGAGGGGACCCCAAAAGTGATTTCAATTCCAAACCACTTCGAGGAGAGGATACAAGTTCATGTAGTGCCAGGAGTCCAGGAAGACCCTACCCATACTAGCCTTCTACCACGTGGCTCTCAGCGTATCACCAAGGGCTCCTTACCTGTTTGTGAGCTTCTGTAGTGCAGGCTTTTTTGTAGGGCCTGATTTCTTCAGAACCAAAGCCCGGGATCCACATGTTCCACTGACGTTCTGGAAGAGAGGGCGCAGGTCAGCACACAATGAAAACCACCCCAACTCACACCGCGAGAGCGGCCCCACCAGAACCAACACACCAGCAGTACGTCCTTCTGGGACGAGTGCTAGAAACGCACATGTGCTGTGCTCTCAGCTGAGTGAAAAAAGCACTTACCAAGATGCAACTGGACATCTTTCACTTCCAGAGTGTTTGATTTGCGATGCCGTGCAAGCTGGCAGGCAGCCGTCACCACGCTCTCTATGAAATCATCGGCGATCTGCAACAGCATCTGTCACGGACCAAGGACAACAACCAGCCTCATCAGTACTGAACCGTATAGTCGAAACTACGTGAAGCGTACGAAAATGAACTCTCAGAAGCTAATACTTCAAAGATGTTTGCTGCCATTGCTGCTTTAAACATACAGCAGTGGAACATGAACCAACCCGCCCTGCTTTGACAAGGGGCCACTGGTCCGTGAAAGCCCTGGACCAGCTCCTTGCGCAGCCCCCGTCAGGGGGGCGTGTACCTACTTCCTCCACATCTTCATCCAGCTGCTCGTTCGGATCCACCTCACGCACCAGGTCCTGCAGTTTCTTCTTGGTTAAAACCTGCATGTAGGGGAGGGAAGGAACAATTTACTGCCCTACTTTAGCACACCAGCTGCCCCCACAGCACAGCTGCGAGAACCCTCCTCCCCCACCGCCCCGAGGCCCAAGTCACACATGTTGACACACCGTATCAGCTCAGGAATGGCAGAGATAAGAAATATCAGGTATTAAGGAGCCATTTTCAAGTACCCCTGGCAGCTTTGACCAGATAGCAGATACCAatgtaataaataaaagcaatactgTGTCTTGAAAGGACAAACACTTGCACTAAAATACCATTGCTTAAAACAAGGGTGCTGGTAAGAGAAGACAATGGCATAATCAGAAGTCTTAAGAGGTACACGGCAAATATAAGCAGCATTTCAGCGATCGAGTTTGTGTTCAGGGCACAAAGGAATTATTTCCATTACTCTACTGCTTATCAACCTTAGtgctttgaaaggaaaacagacacaTGAGTGCTGAGTTATTCtagggcagcaggcagcacccCGTCAGTCCAAAGATGTAGTGGGAAAGCAGAGATTTTGCTGCTCCTGAACACTAGCAACACATAGGATAAAGAAACAATTTTGGAGTGCTTCCTTGGCAGCAACACATTTTAGGTCTGCTAAAGACTCAACAACATGACAGGCAAACATGCAAGCCAGCAGCTTTTTAGAACTGATGCTGCATCTTGCACCACGCCAGCGTCACTGACGCTATGAATGCGCACAACTTTTATTATTCTCATCTAAACCGCATTTAAAAGGAATTTCCCAGTCACTCCCCCACTATACATCTTCCCAAGATTGACAAAACTTCTGCACCTACAATGTCTGTACATCACCCAACCCGAAAGTGTCTCGGAGGGAAGAACTACGTGAAGATGATGGCTCGCTCAGGACAGTAACTGATGCTTTAATTGACATTAAGTATTTGCTGGTAATTTAAGGAAGGAGAGGAATCAAGCTACAGTCAGGTCTGACCATCTTCCCCGTTGTCCCAAAGGCGGGGATGAAATTACCTGGTTGCTTTCAGGACTGAGCCGCCCTCCTCCGCTGGGCGTCCCAGGCATCTTTGCCACGGTGGTGCTGTTCGCCATGGAGCTCTGCGGGGGAGTGCTGGCTGGTTCTGGCTTTATCGAGGAGAAGTTGGAGAGGTTGATCAAGGTAGATGGGCCAAACTGGTTCATAATCTGTTGGGCTTTAGCTTTTAGATCATAAAGCTTCTCTAGGTCTTGCTTCTTCTTGGGGTTGTTGGGACCCAAGCCAATCAACTGGAAAAGGAAACGAAAGCCACAGTTAGCAATCAGAGAAGGGAGCTCCAAGGGGCGCTTAGTTCTTTGCCCAGAGTAAAACCACACTGCACTGGCAGGACACAGAGGTTTATACTAGATCAGGTCTCTCTGGACACagcaggaagggaggaggaatgtttagaaagagagaaacattCCCTGGTAAATGGAAAATGAAGTTTGCCACGAGAAGCACAACGGCTGCATGCAGTGTGCTGACAACAGGTAGCAGCTGTGCAGCTGCGCTGACCCACCTGCTCACTCCTCTTCCTCCGGACTGAATCCTACACAGGCATTCACCTCGCCCTCGGGTCAGGGCCTTTCTGCACACACTTCACTTACACTAACAACAGCTTCAATGAAGAGACCATGCACAGAGCTAGGGAGATTTAACTAAAGGACAGGGCCTGGCTTGTTCTCTTGGCAGCAACGCGTGGGCGCAGTGGGCACAGGCCCTGTCCCACTGCGCTCAGTACCAGGCAACGATCGAGTCTTCATCTTCATACTCCACATGCCTGAGATGCAGGTCAGAAGTTCAAATTCCCTTAAGTATCTGCCCGAGAGTGCTGGGAGGTGGTTTCATTTCTGGAAATGCCACATTTCAAGCCTGACCTGTGGTGATCCCTCTCCCCAGACCAACATTTCAGCCAGTACCACTTGTAAAGAAGAAACACTGATCTTGGTTTGGCAATGTAGGATTTGGTTTCAGGTGCAAGGGCACGAGTTTGGGTACTCAGAGGTAATGTGACAACAgagaaaatacatatacatgccCACACCTTCAATCTGTTCTTCCCCCACCGGGCAGCTGAAAGCCACAGTAAATGAAATCAGATTTACTGAGCTGTCAACAGTGAACCAGAACTGGGTTTCAGCAGCTTAACTAATTACTCAGCTCTTCCAGGTTCTCCATTAGACATTATTCATGTTATCAGCCGCTGAGCTAATCACAGAATGACTGGCAACTGCTTGATAGCTGAAAGGCTCTAAAATCCAGGCTTGCTaaggctctgcttcctcctcgcTGCTGCTCTGCGGCACAGCTTGGCGAAAGGAAACTGTCCAAACCCTCGGCCTTCTCTCACCACTGGCAGTGCAGCCCGCAGTGACAGGTCTATCACACAAAGTGAACATTTAATCAACAGTTTGATGTAAAAGCTTCTCACGCAGAGGCTGCAGCAGTTGTTGCTGGGCACAGATACTGGAGACAAGCAGCCTAACACGTCCTCTGGAAAGCCTACGCACTACAGTGTGAAATTACTTacaaaaacgaaaaaaaaaaaaagacagaaagttcATTTGAACAGCTGTTTTCTCTACTAGCTGTCTTCTTACAAAGTGCCCTGTCCATAAATTCAagcacttttctctttttaaagtacAAAAGAATTCCTCTTAACCTGGTTATTCTCACAGGTTATTCAGCGTTTACTGAAACATGAAACATTAATCGTAGTCAAGCCTTAAGTGACAACAATTTCCTTAAATATCCCCATTTGCTAACGGAGCCTACTCTTCCTCACACTGATACCGACCACAGGCCAATAAGGAAAAGCAGGTTCACATACTTGTTTTCCGCCTTATCTACAAATACATGTATCCCTCCCATCAGAGCAAACTTGTTAGTTTGGATTAATTCACAccaaaaaaaactccaaaaacccaaaccagaagTCACACGGAAACGCTTAGCACGTGGCTGTTTTAGTGCTTCATTCCAACAAACTCATGCACTGTAGCATCCTGCAGACACGGAGCTCCTCTGAAAGGTTTTATATGCAAGACACTCTTCTGTAGCACTCTCAGCACATTTCCAGCTCATCAATTTAAACTGAATTAATGCTGGAAAATCCTTGCATTCACACCCCAAAACCCCTTAGCTGGCATTTCTGCACGAAGACACTGCTCTTAAGAGCCTAGCACAAGATCAGAGGGACTTCAATGTGCTAATCTTGGTTTTAGCACTGGCTGATCTCAGGCTGTTCACTCCCGTGCCTCAGTTTACAAAGAGAGAGCAGGGATTCTTACCCACCATGCAGAGGAGAAGGCAATGTTTGGGGAATGCTGCGAAATCCTGGGGTAGAAGGCACTTCATTAGTATAAAGcagttttgttcatttatttgaaGATCTTATTGCATCCCTGGGGTGCTATTAAGATCACCAAATGCAAAACTCACGGGATGCGCAGAATCCCACAGCAAGTCCTGCATGCCAGCTCATGGCAAGCTCACGCGATTTACTTACAGCTATCTGAGTGTCTAGATCTTTAATTACATCAGCAACTGCTGTGGGCCCAGCGAACGGAGAGGCCATTTTCCAAAAGCT
It encodes the following:
- the RAB42 gene encoding ras-related protein Rab-42 — protein: MGTAPEPAGHYQYRVLVLGDAAVGKSSLLRCYAEGPGAAGAPAPCPTVGVEFYSRTVRLPPAGRAKLQLWDTAGQERFRSITRSFYRSAAGALLVFDVTNRASFEHVTEWYQEAAGGGATGEAAFVLVGHKCDLAGERAVSAEEAGRLAASLGMAFVETSAASNLNVELAFETVAGRIHEALRRGALAPHEARDGVKLLPSKRRGQAPARGEPRERCQC
- the LOC112981211 gene encoding ras-related protein Rab-39B-like, with the protein product MEKICHHGCILNKPDAFLHRIKALPSEGPGATSQHHPAPWARGCAHGGSQGPAQLCSTGVGGVPRPTRGGNPPPPRCLLHLCRYPVPQGGTAFAGAPRRRQTLPARARGGRSRRAALRGPRPSMEARWHYRFRVILLGDSAVGKSALLRRYAEGVFLEAGSQTVGVDFYARHVELRPGLRVKLQFWDTAGQERFRSVTRSYYRNSAGGMLLFDLTNRASFESVRRWHREVTDTVRPLRMVFVLVGHKSDLAAERRVGRGEAERLAAALGAQYVETSAKDASNVAQAFQMLTLAIYQALQTGLLGPSEAWDGVKSSLPLPPALTLQVPEEEEKHKRCSC
- the TAF12 gene encoding transcription initiation factor TFIID subunit 12 isoform X1, encoding MASPFAGPTAVADVIKDLDTQIALIGLGPNNPKKKQDLEKLYDLKAKAQQIMNQFGPSTLINLSNFSSIKPEPASTPPQSSMANSTTVAKMPGTPSGGGRLSPESNQVLTKKKLQDLVREVDPNEQLDEDVEEMLLQIADDFIESVVTAACQLARHRKSNTLEVKDVQLHLERQWNMWIPGFGSEEIRPYKKACTTEAHKQRMALIRKTTKK
- the TAF12 gene encoding transcription initiation factor TFIID subunit 12 isoform X2, producing the protein MNQFGPSTLINLSNFSSIKPEPASTPPQSSMANSTTVAKMPGTPSGGGRLSPESNQVLTKKKLQDLVREVDPNEQLDEDVEEMLLQIADDFIESVVTAACQLARHRKSNTLEVKDVQLHLERQWNMWIPGFGSEEIRPYKKACTTEAHKQRMALIRKTTKK